From a region of the Corallococcus coralloides DSM 2259 genome:
- a CDS encoding IS5 family transposase (programmed frameshift), with amino-acid sequence MVRELVPDAFWQRVAPLLPPPRPKKKLGRPRADDRAALEAIVFVLRSGIPWEMLPRKQFGLSGMTAWRRLEEWTRAGVWEKLQERLLDELGLRGKVDFSRAAIDSSSVRASKRGPFTGPSPTDRAKAGSKHHLLVEANGLPLTESVTAANVHDTHELFPLVDSVPAVRMPSGQRRLRPGKLHGDKAYASRKNRRGLRLRGIAARIARPGVESKERLGRYRWVVERTLAWKNQLRRLRVRDERRDDVHFGFLVLGCCVMLLRRLCPDIC; translated from the exons ATGGTCCGTGAACTCGTCCCCGACGCATTCTGGCAGCGCGTGGCGCCCCTGCTGCCTCCGCCTCGGCCGAAGAAGAAGCTGGGGCGCCCTCGTGCGGACGACCGGGCTGCGCTGGAGGCCATCGTCTTCGTGTTGAGGAGCGGTATCCCGTGGGAGATGCTGCCTCGCAAGCAGTTCGGCCTGTCGGGCATGACGGCCTGGCGCAGGCTGGAGGAATGGACCCGCGCGGGCGTGTGGGAAAAGCTCCAGGAGCGGCTGCTGGATGAACTGGGGCTGCGTGGCAAGGTGGACTTCTCGCGCGCCGCCATCGACTCCTCGTCCGTGCGGGCGTCAAAAAGGGGGCCCT TCACGGGCCCAAGCCCGACGGATAGAGCGAAGGCGGGTAGCAAGCATCATCTTCTCGTAGAGGCCAACGGCCTGCCCCTCACGGAGTCCGTGACGGCCGCCAACGTCCACGACACGCACGAACTCTTCCCGCTCGTCGACTCCGTGCCCGCGGTGCGGATGCCCTCGGGCCAGCGGCGCCTGCGGCCTGGGAAGCTCCACGGCGACAAGGCCTACGCCTCCAGGAAGAACCGACGTGGGCTCCGCCTACGTGGCATCGCCGCTCGCATTGCGCGCCCGGGTGTCGAGTCCAAGGAGCGGCTTGGACGTTATCGCTGGGTCGTGGAGCGCACGCTGGCTTGGAAGAACCAGCTCCGCAGACTTCGAGTCCGCGATGAACGCAGGGACGACGTCCACTTCGGATTCCTCGTCCTTGGCTGCTGCGTCATGCTCCTGCGGCGCCTCTGTCCTGACATTTGTTAG
- a CDS encoding ABC transporter ATP-binding protein yields MSEPTTPALELKGLSKAYGKFTALHAVDLTIRPGEIFALLGPNGAGKTTLIGSVCGLVKKSAGTMKVFGKDLDQDPTGPRYQVGLVPQEINFDPFFSVAESLRIQQGYYGQPRDDARIDEVLTALNLQAKKDSLTRALSGGMKRRLLIAKALVHKPKLVFLDEPTAGVDVELRRDLWTYVKKIASEGTTIVLTTHYLEEAEELADRVGIINEGRLLMTEDKAALLRRFGEKRLVVTFAEPQAAMPAAGTRFSASLSADGRTLTYVERDNCAPSGELLRSLYADGLPIAEVETRRSRLEDVLIEILRGRPSQAA; encoded by the coding sequence ATGTCCGAGCCCACGACCCCCGCCCTGGAGCTGAAGGGCCTCTCCAAGGCCTACGGAAAGTTCACTGCCCTCCACGCCGTGGACCTCACCATCCGTCCCGGTGAAATCTTCGCCCTCCTGGGCCCCAACGGCGCCGGCAAGACGACCCTCATCGGCAGTGTGTGCGGCCTGGTGAAGAAGTCCGCTGGCACCATGAAGGTCTTCGGCAAGGACCTGGACCAGGACCCCACCGGGCCCCGCTACCAGGTGGGCCTCGTGCCGCAGGAGATCAACTTCGACCCGTTCTTCTCCGTCGCCGAGTCCCTGCGCATCCAGCAGGGCTACTACGGCCAGCCCCGCGACGACGCGCGCATCGACGAAGTCCTCACCGCCTTGAACCTCCAGGCCAAGAAGGACTCGCTCACGCGCGCCCTGTCCGGCGGCATGAAGCGCCGGCTGCTCATCGCCAAGGCGCTGGTCCACAAGCCCAAGCTCGTGTTCCTGGACGAGCCCACCGCGGGCGTGGACGTGGAGCTGCGCCGCGACCTGTGGACGTACGTGAAGAAGATCGCCAGCGAGGGCACCACCATCGTCCTCACCACGCACTACCTGGAAGAGGCCGAGGAGCTGGCGGACCGCGTGGGCATCATCAACGAGGGCCGCCTCCTCATGACCGAGGACAAGGCCGCGCTGCTGCGCCGCTTCGGAGAGAAGCGCCTCGTCGTCACCTTCGCCGAACCGCAGGCCGCCATGCCCGCCGCGGGCACGCGCTTCTCCGCGAGCCTCTCCGCCGATGGCCGCACGCTCACCTACGTGGAGCGCGACAACTGCGCGCCCTCCGGTGAGCTGCTCCGCTCGCTCTACGCGGACGGGCTGCCCATCGCGGAGGTGGAGACGCGGCGGTCGCGCCTGGAAGACGTGCTCATCGAAATCCTCCGTGGCCGCCCCTCGCAGGCCGCCTGA
- a CDS encoding ABC transporter permease, which produces MNVLGMQTLFAKEVRRFMRVPGQTVLSPLISTTLYFIVFGYSISGRIHEVEGHPYLHFIVPGLVFLGIANNAFLNSSSSLFITKIQGTVVDLLVAPLGPGELMVGFIGGAMVRGLVVGLLTWIVAAVFSGFSLEHPLATLYFLLLSSYVFSVLGMLAAVWAEKFEQINFFPTFVMLPLTFLGGVFYSVRELPSPWNHISLFNPMVYMVEGLRYGMLGSSLFSPLVGGAILAVTAAVATGVTYAVLRSGYKMKA; this is translated from the coding sequence ATGAACGTCCTCGGGATGCAGACGCTGTTCGCGAAGGAGGTCCGGCGCTTCATGCGCGTGCCGGGCCAGACCGTCCTCTCGCCCCTCATCAGCACCACGCTGTACTTCATCGTCTTCGGCTATTCGATTTCCGGCCGCATCCACGAGGTGGAGGGCCACCCGTACCTGCACTTCATCGTGCCGGGCCTCGTGTTCCTGGGCATCGCGAACAACGCGTTCCTCAACAGCTCCTCGTCGCTGTTCATCACCAAGATCCAGGGCACGGTGGTGGACCTGCTGGTAGCGCCGCTGGGGCCCGGTGAGCTGATGGTGGGCTTCATCGGCGGCGCCATGGTGCGCGGCCTGGTGGTGGGCCTGCTCACCTGGATTGTGGCGGCGGTGTTCTCCGGCTTCAGCCTGGAGCACCCGCTGGCGACGCTCTACTTCCTCCTGCTGTCCAGCTACGTGTTCAGCGTGCTGGGCATGCTCGCCGCCGTGTGGGCGGAGAAGTTCGAGCAGATCAACTTCTTCCCCACCTTCGTGATGCTGCCGCTCACGTTCCTGGGCGGCGTCTTCTACTCAGTGCGTGAGCTGCCCTCGCCGTGGAACCACATCAGCCTCTTCAACCCCATGGTCTACATGGTGGAGGGGCTGCGCTACGGCATGCTCGGCAGCAGCCTGTTTTCACCGCTGGTGGGTGGGGCCATCCTCGCAGTCACGGCGGCGGTCGCGACGGGCGTCACGTACGCGGTGCTGCGCTCTGGCTACAAGATGAAGGCCTAG
- a CDS encoding serine/threonine protein kinase — MAVVFGKYELLRKIASGGMGQVFLAREHGTGFERLVVLKLILPHLAEDEEFLEMFLDEARLVARLSHPNLITILDLSEIEGRHCLAMEYVQGEDVRRLDRFARKQERPLPVGLVVRIIADAAAGLSYAHGARDGHGQPLKLVHRDVSPQNVLVGFDGGVKVIDFGVAKAATSGQQTATGVLKGKYPYMSPEQANGMAVDGRSDQFALGVVMWELLTGKRLFKGDTDLMTLRLVRDCQVPPPSQLNPKLPPGLDEIVLKALAPTPEGRYADCAAFRLALEDWTLNLRLPSSSAHLAAYLRELYADRIATEADPAKLDQLAEDVDLDSQSNSSRDGMPTSGARGQSSSRASKLVGPPSRPPTRVEPEKTRNTAALMPEPRKRRAWLPFVVGGVALVVGGAAVVLGRGSETVTPPPVVATRPPEEMQGRTPETPSRPTPPETPEQNTAPQPVRLMVTSEPPGATVQVAGEERGITPVALPLVPGEPSVAVTLALNGYEPVTRQVSAADAPGVAVALQKRAARPAPQPKKPPSGSTLGIKTGR, encoded by the coding sequence ATGGCGGTGGTCTTCGGGAAATACGAGCTGCTTCGAAAAATCGCTTCGGGCGGAATGGGACAGGTGTTCCTCGCCCGGGAGCACGGGACAGGGTTCGAGCGACTGGTCGTCCTCAAGCTCATCCTTCCGCACCTCGCAGAGGACGAAGAGTTCCTGGAGATGTTCCTGGACGAGGCGCGGCTGGTGGCGCGGCTGTCCCACCCGAACCTCATCACCATCCTCGACCTCTCGGAGATTGAGGGCCGGCACTGCCTGGCCATGGAGTACGTGCAGGGCGAGGACGTGCGCCGCCTGGACCGCTTCGCGCGCAAGCAGGAGCGCCCGCTGCCGGTGGGTCTGGTCGTCCGCATCATCGCGGACGCGGCGGCGGGGCTGTCCTACGCGCACGGTGCGCGTGACGGTCATGGCCAGCCGCTGAAGCTGGTGCACCGGGACGTGTCTCCGCAGAACGTGCTCGTCGGGTTCGACGGGGGCGTGAAGGTCATCGACTTCGGCGTGGCGAAGGCGGCCACCAGCGGTCAGCAGACGGCGACGGGCGTGCTCAAGGGCAAGTACCCGTACATGTCGCCGGAGCAGGCCAACGGGATGGCGGTGGACGGCCGGAGCGACCAGTTCGCGCTCGGGGTCGTGATGTGGGAGCTGCTCACCGGCAAGCGCCTCTTCAAGGGCGACACGGACCTGATGACGCTGCGGCTGGTGCGCGACTGCCAGGTGCCGCCGCCGTCGCAGCTCAACCCGAAGCTGCCGCCGGGCCTGGATGAGATTGTCCTCAAGGCCCTGGCGCCCACGCCGGAGGGCCGCTACGCGGACTGCGCCGCGTTCCGCCTGGCGCTGGAGGACTGGACGCTCAACCTGCGGCTGCCGTCCAGCAGCGCGCACCTGGCGGCGTACCTGCGGGAGCTGTACGCGGACCGCATCGCCACGGAAGCGGATCCGGCGAAGTTGGATCAGCTGGCCGAGGACGTGGACCTGGACTCGCAGTCCAACTCGTCGCGGGACGGGATGCCCACGTCGGGTGCGCGGGGGCAGAGCTCGTCACGCGCGTCGAAGCTGGTGGGGCCGCCGTCCCGTCCGCCCACGCGCGTGGAGCCGGAGAAGACGCGGAACACCGCGGCCCTGATGCCGGAACCTCGAAAGCGGCGCGCATGGCTGCCCTTCGTGGTGGGCGGGGTGGCGCTGGTGGTGGGTGGCGCGGCGGTGGTGCTGGGGCGCGGCTCCGAGACGGTGACGCCGCCCCCGGTCGTGGCCACGCGGCCCCCGGAGGAAATGCAGGGCCGCACGCCGGAGACGCCCTCGCGCCCCACTCCGCCGGAGACGCCCGAGCAGAACACGGCGCCCCAGCCGGTGCGCCTGATGGTGACGAGCGAGCCACCCGGCGCCACGGTGCAGGTGGCGGGCGAGGAGCGCGGCATCACGCCTGTGGCGCTGCCGCTGGTGCCCGGGGAGCCGTCGGTGGCGGTGACGCTCGCGCTCAACGGCTACGAGCCGGTGACGCGGCAGGTGTCCGCGGCGGACGCGCCCGGGGTGGCGGTGGCGCTCCAGAAGCGTGCTGCCCGGCCAGCGCCCCAGCCCAAGAAGCCGCCGTCCGGGTCGACACTGGGCATCAAGACGGGGCGCTGA
- a CDS encoding zinc metalloprotease, translated as MRRIPVVVHVVADSACTNGNVSDALVHSQITVLNEDFRALTGTPGGGGVDSKIEFFLATVDPSGNPTTGIQRYCNTTWYQDTGSYWLSTAWDPTRYVNIYTNSAGGSRGYVPFLPAEPTGAVGLPQDRVVINWLAFGRVGPVVPYHNGRTVTHEVGHYLGLFHTYYSGCGTATAPDCYTTGDRICDTPPNATSHKGCTAGITSCGGVPVPIQNYMELTDDACMTGFSAEQVQRMRCTLATYRPDLAQ; from the coding sequence GTGCGGCGCATTCCGGTGGTGGTCCATGTCGTCGCGGACAGTGCGTGCACGAATGGCAACGTCTCGGACGCGCTGGTCCACAGTCAGATCACGGTCCTCAATGAGGACTTCCGTGCGCTGACCGGCACTCCGGGGGGCGGTGGGGTGGACAGCAAGATTGAGTTCTTCCTGGCCACCGTGGACCCCTCGGGCAACCCGACCACGGGCATCCAGCGCTATTGCAACACGACGTGGTACCAGGACACGGGCAGCTACTGGCTCAGCACCGCGTGGGATCCGACGCGCTACGTGAACATCTACACCAACAGCGCCGGCGGCTCGCGAGGCTATGTGCCCTTCCTCCCCGCGGAGCCCACGGGCGCCGTCGGTCTGCCGCAGGACCGCGTGGTCATCAACTGGCTGGCATTCGGACGGGTGGGGCCCGTCGTGCCGTACCACAATGGGCGGACCGTCACGCACGAGGTGGGCCACTACCTGGGCTTGTTCCACACGTACTACTCGGGGTGCGGCACGGCCACTGCGCCGGACTGCTACACCACCGGCGACCGCATCTGCGACACCCCGCCCAACGCCACCTCCCACAAGGGGTGCACCGCGGGAATCACCAGCTGCGGCGGCGTGCCGGTCCCCATCCAGAACTACATGGAGCTGACGGACGACGCCTGCATGACAGGCTTCAGCGCGGAACAGGTGCAACGCATGCGATGCACCCTGGCCACCTACCGCCCGGACCTGGCGCAGTAG
- a CDS encoding putative metal-binding motif-containing protein, producing MTNNLDCNDSNASVWQAGRFYRDADGDGYGAPNNWIDSCGRPAGYVATATDCNDNNAAVKPGAIKQCGVGACAASVQACVNGVEQTCTPKPSSPETCDREDNDCNGQVDDLPPITCGTGACFRSVPACTNVCEMVDVRDGKPPKEVCEWTGNACTPGTPSAETCNNADDNCNGSVDEGVKLTYYRDGDGDGYGAGPSTGSACSVPAGASINNQDCNDSNAAVNPGALKTCGVGACARSVQACVNGVEQTCTPKPPSPETCDREDNDCNGKVDDVPPITCGLGVCKREAPACGEVCETVEVQDGKPPKVVCEWGNYGLCTPGNPSKELCANGLDDDCNGYPDDSSDRNDWITFYPDQDRDGSGASWGAVLTCRQPPNTTRDAGDCDDTRRDMNPNTAEVCDGLDNNCSGDVDESGVCEQSVCQ from the coding sequence GTGACCAACAACCTCGACTGCAACGACTCCAACGCGTCTGTCTGGCAGGCCGGTCGGTTCTACCGGGACGCGGATGGAGACGGCTATGGGGCACCGAACAACTGGATCGACAGTTGTGGGCGTCCCGCCGGTTACGTGGCGACCGCGACCGACTGCAATGACAACAATGCGGCCGTCAAGCCAGGCGCCATCAAGCAATGCGGTGTGGGCGCCTGCGCCGCATCCGTCCAGGCATGTGTCAATGGAGTGGAGCAGACCTGCACGCCCAAGCCCTCTTCTCCGGAAACCTGCGATCGCGAGGACAACGATTGCAATGGACAGGTGGACGACCTTCCGCCCATCACCTGCGGCACGGGCGCCTGTTTCCGCAGTGTTCCGGCGTGCACCAACGTCTGCGAGATGGTGGATGTCCGGGATGGAAAGCCACCCAAGGAGGTGTGTGAGTGGACCGGAAACGCTTGTACCCCCGGCACCCCGAGCGCCGAAACCTGCAACAACGCGGATGACAACTGCAATGGCTCGGTCGACGAAGGCGTCAAGCTGACCTACTACCGGGACGGCGACGGCGACGGCTATGGCGCGGGTCCTTCGACGGGCAGCGCCTGCAGTGTCCCTGCGGGGGCATCCATCAACAACCAGGACTGCAATGACTCGAACGCGGCGGTGAATCCCGGGGCCCTGAAGACGTGCGGCGTGGGCGCTTGCGCTAGATCCGTCCAGGCGTGCGTCAACGGCGTGGAGCAGACCTGCACGCCCAAGCCCCCTTCTCCGGAGACCTGCGATCGCGAGGACAACGATTGCAATGGGAAGGTGGATGACGTCCCTCCCATCACCTGTGGCCTGGGCGTCTGCAAGCGCGAAGCTCCGGCCTGTGGCGAGGTGTGCGAGACCGTAGAGGTCCAGGATGGCAAGCCGCCCAAGGTGGTCTGCGAATGGGGCAACTACGGTCTGTGCACCCCTGGCAACCCTTCCAAGGAGCTGTGCGCCAACGGCCTGGATGATGACTGCAATGGCTACCCGGACGACTCGAGCGACCGGAACGATTGGATCACCTTCTATCCCGACCAGGACCGCGACGGCTCCGGCGCCAGCTGGGGCGCGGTCCTGACGTGCCGACAGCCGCCAAACACCACCCGGGACGCGGGGGACTGTGACGACACCCGGCGCGACATGAACCCGAACACCGCCGAGGTCTGTGACGGCCTCGACAACAACTGCTCCGGTGACGTGGACGAGTCCGGCGTCTGCGAGCAGTCCGTCTGCCAATAG
- the ettA gene encoding energy-dependent translational throttle protein EttA has product MAQNFIFTMQDLRKVKNGKDILKGIYLSFFPGAKIGVIGPNGSGKSTLLRIMAGVDTEFFGIAKPDPTVKVGYLAQEPQLETKLDVKGNVELGLKEIRQALDRFNEVSAKFAEPMDDAAMEKLLAEQAKLQDFIDANNGWELDRTLEMAMDALRLPPGDADVTKLSGGEKRRVALCRILLEKPDLLLLDEPTNHLDAESVAWLEQALKAYTGTIVCITHDRYFLDNVAEWILELDRGEGVPWKGNYSSWLDQKQKRLELEEKSESHRQKTLKRELEWVRASPKARQAKSKARIAAYEDLLNQSQEKREPTGEVVIPPGEKLGGLVVEAKGLRKAYGDRLLIDDLNFKLPPGGIVGVIGPNGAGKTTLFRMLTGAEKPDAGELRVGETVKMAYVDQSRDALNGEHTVFQEVSGGLDHLDLGRAGQMPSRAYLAGFAFKGQDQQKRVKDLSGGERNRVHLAKMLKEGGNLLLLDEPTNDLDVETLRSLEDALLSFAGCAVVISHDRWFLDRIATHILAFEGDSKAFFFEGNFEDYEADKKKRLGPDALEPHRIRYRPLTKS; this is encoded by the coding sequence ATGGCCCAGAATTTCATCTTCACGATGCAGGACCTGCGCAAGGTCAAGAACGGCAAGGACATCCTCAAAGGCATCTACCTGTCCTTCTTCCCGGGCGCGAAGATTGGCGTGATTGGCCCCAACGGCTCCGGCAAGTCCACGCTCCTGCGCATCATGGCGGGGGTGGACACGGAGTTCTTCGGCATCGCGAAGCCGGACCCCACGGTGAAGGTGGGCTACCTGGCGCAGGAGCCGCAGCTCGAAACGAAGCTGGACGTGAAGGGGAACGTGGAGCTGGGCCTGAAGGAGATCCGTCAGGCGCTGGACCGCTTCAATGAAGTCAGCGCGAAGTTCGCGGAGCCCATGGACGACGCGGCCATGGAGAAGCTGCTCGCCGAGCAGGCGAAGCTGCAGGACTTCATCGACGCGAACAACGGCTGGGAGCTGGACCGCACGCTGGAGATGGCGATGGACGCCCTGCGGCTGCCTCCGGGCGACGCGGACGTGACGAAGCTGTCCGGCGGTGAGAAGCGCCGCGTGGCGCTCTGCCGCATCCTCTTGGAGAAGCCGGACCTGCTGCTCCTGGACGAGCCCACCAACCACCTGGACGCGGAGAGCGTGGCGTGGCTGGAGCAGGCGCTGAAGGCATACACGGGGACCATCGTGTGCATCACGCACGACCGGTACTTCCTGGACAACGTGGCGGAGTGGATTCTTGAGCTGGACCGCGGCGAGGGGGTGCCCTGGAAGGGCAACTACTCCAGCTGGCTGGACCAGAAGCAGAAGCGGCTGGAGCTGGAGGAGAAGTCGGAGAGCCACCGTCAGAAGACGCTCAAGCGCGAGCTGGAGTGGGTGCGCGCGTCTCCGAAGGCGCGTCAGGCGAAGAGCAAGGCGCGCATCGCGGCGTACGAGGATCTGCTCAACCAGTCGCAGGAGAAGCGCGAGCCGACGGGCGAGGTGGTGATTCCGCCGGGCGAGAAGCTGGGCGGGCTGGTGGTGGAGGCGAAGGGGCTGCGCAAGGCGTACGGGGACCGGCTGCTCATCGACGACCTGAACTTCAAGCTGCCGCCGGGTGGCATCGTGGGCGTGATTGGTCCGAACGGCGCGGGCAAGACGACGCTGTTCCGGATGCTGACGGGCGCGGAGAAGCCGGACGCGGGCGAGTTGCGCGTGGGCGAGACCGTGAAGATGGCCTACGTGGACCAGAGCCGCGACGCGCTGAACGGTGAGCACACGGTGTTCCAGGAGGTGAGTGGTGGCCTGGATCACCTGGACCTGGGCCGCGCGGGCCAGATGCCCAGCCGCGCGTACCTGGCGGGCTTCGCGTTCAAGGGGCAGGACCAGCAGAAGCGGGTGAAGGACCTGTCGGGCGGCGAGCGCAACCGGGTGCACCTGGCGAAGATGCTGAAGGAGGGCGGCAACCTGCTCTTGTTGGACGAGCCCACGAACGACCTGGACGTGGAGACGCTGCGCAGCCTGGAGGACGCGCTGCTCAGCTTCGCGGGCTGCGCGGTGGTCATCAGCCACGACCGCTGGTTCCTGGACCGCATCGCCACGCACATCCTGGCGTTCGAGGGTGACAGCAAGGCGTTCTTCTTCGAGGGCAACTTCGAGGACTACGAAGCGGACAAGAAGAAGCGCCTGGGCCCGGACGCGCTGGAGCCGCACCGGATCCGCTACCGCCCGCTGACGAAGAGCTGA